In the Streptomyces sp. SJL17-4 genome, CGGCCGGCTCACCCCGCCGTGCCGCCGGCGCCCGCGCGCCGGTTCGTGATCACGTGGTCCACCAGGCCGTACGCGACCGCCGTCGGCGCGTCCAGGACCGTGAGGCGGTCGAGGTCGGCGTCGACCCGCTCCCGGTCCTGTCCCGTGTGCGCGGCGAGCATCCCCGCCATCAGCGCGCGGAGGCGGAGCAGTTCGCGGGCGTGGATGTCGAGGTCGCTCGGCTGGCCCTGGAGCGGCTCGTCCATGGCGGGCTGACGGAGCGTGATCCGGGCGCCCGGCAGCGTCATGCGCTTGCCCGGTGTTCCGGCGGCGAGCAGCACGGCGGCGGTGGAGACGGCCTGACCCAGGCAGGTGGTCTCCACGTCGCAGTGGAGCGAGCGCAGCGTGTCGTAGATCGCGGTCATGGCGCTGATCGAGCCGCCGGGGGAGTTGATGTAGAGCGAGATGTCCTGTTCGGGGCCCGCGTGGTCCAGATACAGGAGTTGGGCGATGACGTCGTTGGCCGACGTCTCGTCGATCGGCGTCCCGAGGAAGACGATCCGGGACGCGAGGAGCTTCGAGTACGGGTCGAGGGTCCGGGTTCCGTAGCTGGTGCGCTCCGTGAACTCGGGCAGGACGTGACGAGCATCCATGGCAGGTACCTCCATCTGTAAAAAATGTACAGGATGTACAGCCCGTAAGATGGGGAGCATGACCTACGAGATCCCGGTGACGCAAGCGCGAGCCGAGCTCGCCGACCTGATCAACCGCGTCGTGTACGGCGGTGAGCGCGTCGTCGTCACCCGCCACGGGAAGCCGCTCGTCGCCCTGGTCTCCGCCGCTGACCTGGAGGAACTCGAGGCCGCCGAGAAGCCCGCCGACGAGCAGGTGATCAGCTCCGTCTCCGGCCTCCGCTCCCTGGACTCCGCTACCGGCGAACAGCGCCGCTTCGGCATCGCCGCCCACCACCGCGAGCCCGGCGTCTCCTAGGGGCCGGTCCGGCGGACCCGCCCGCCGCCCCCATCGCCCCCACGAACGCATACGGAAGAGCCGCGTGCCCCTGTCCGCTACAGCGGGGGCACGCGGCCGTCTTTGCGTGCGTACGGGCTCCGTCGCCCGGGATCAGCCCGCGCGCGCCGGAACCGGGGCCGCCGCCGCGGGCTCCGGAACC is a window encoding:
- a CDS encoding ATP-dependent Clp protease proteolytic subunit, coding for MEVPAMDARHVLPEFTERTSYGTRTLDPYSKLLASRIVFLGTPIDETSANDVIAQLLYLDHAGPEQDISLYINSPGGSISAMTAIYDTLRSLHCDVETTCLGQAVSTAAVLLAAGTPGKRMTLPGARITLRQPAMDEPLQGQPSDLDIHARELLRLRALMAGMLAAHTGQDRERVDADLDRLTVLDAPTAVAYGLVDHVITNRRAGAGGTAG
- a CDS encoding type II toxin-antitoxin system Phd/YefM family antitoxin, giving the protein MTYEIPVTQARAELADLINRVVYGGERVVVTRHGKPLVALVSAADLEELEAAEKPADEQVISSVSGLRSLDSATGEQRRFGIAAHHREPGVS